Proteins co-encoded in one Loxodonta africana isolate mLoxAfr1 unplaced genomic scaffold, mLoxAfr1.hap2 scaffold_272, whole genome shotgun sequence genomic window:
- the LOC100657116 gene encoding olfactory receptor 4C15-like encodes MQNQSFVTEFILLGLSWNPSVQKIEFVCIVFLFSYMATVGGNLLVVVTIVSSPTVLGSPMYFFLAFLSFLDACYSSAFAPKMIVDSLYEKKTISFKGYTTQVFADHFFAGVEVTVLTAVAYDRYVAICKPLHYPSIMNWRLCGILMGVAWTGGFLHSLTQIVFTFQLPFCGPNVIDRFLCDLNPLLKLACTDTHILSLLVVANSGFICIIIFSLLLISYCVILLSLRTHSSEGRLKALSTCGSHIAVVVLFFVPCIIIYARPPSAFSFDKLVAIVYAIVTPVLNPLIYTFRNNEMKNSMRKLWTRLLGFR; translated from the exons ATGCAAAACCAAAGCTTTGTAACTGAGTTCATCCTCTTGGGTCTTTCATGGAATCCAAGTGTTCAAAAAATagaatttgtt tgtatcgtATTTTTGTTCTCTTACATGGCCACTGTTGGGGGCAATTTGCTAGTTGTGGTGACCATTGTCAGCAGCCCGACAGTCCTGGGATCCCCGATGTACTTCTTTCTGGCCTTCCTGTCCTTCCTGGATGCCTGCTATTCCTCTGCATTTGCGCCAAAGATGATTGTGGACTCCCTCTATGAGAAGAAAACCATCTCCTTCAAGGGCTATACGACCCAGGTCTTTGCTGACCACTTCTTTGCTGGCGTGGAGGTGACTGTCCTGACCGCcgtggcctatgaccgctatgtggccatttgcaagccaTTGCACTACCCCTCTATCATGAACTGGAGGCTCTGTGGTATCCTGATGGGGGTAGCCTGGACAGGGGGCTTCTTGCATTCTTTGACACAAATTGTCTTTACTTTCCAgctgcccttctgtggccccaatgttaTTGATCGCTTCCTATGTGATTTGAACCCATTATTGAAGCTTGCCTGCACTGACACTCACATCCTTAGCCTTTTGGTGGTTGCCAATAGTGGGTTTATCTGCATCATAATCTTCTCCTTGTTGCTCATCTCCTATTGTGTCATCTTGCTCTCCCTAAGAACTCATAGCTCTGAAGGACGGCTGAAAGCTCTCTCCACCTGTGGATCTCACATTGCtgtggtggttttgttttttgtcccaTGCATAATTATCTATGCCCGACCTCCATCTGCTTTCTCCTTCGACAAGTTGGTGGCCATAGTTTATGCCATTGTAACTCCCGTGCTCAATCCTTTGATTTATACTTTCAGGaataatgaaatgaaaaattccaTGAGGAAATTATGGACCAGATTGCTGGGTTtcagatga